The following are encoded together in the Oncorhynchus masou masou isolate Uvic2021 chromosome 5, UVic_Omas_1.1, whole genome shotgun sequence genome:
- the LOC135528300 gene encoding zinc finger protein 79-like has product MYEDFDEPQPNLLVPDCVHGDQRTSGPEMVPRSLDDFSDFLRLRGETGGSSSRHSDSEGTSSTSGEPEQQEDNHTAKNTHSCRECGEEFPTQHYLRKHRNTTHTGEKKTSPKPRKSYSCLDCGKEFPCPSKLQRHLLTHTGERPCFCSDCGKSFTREEHLKTHQRFHCSNGEGSPSISGEPEQAKNCCLECGREFSSAYKLRRHLLTHTGEKPHSCSVCGKSYTYLHTLKSHELKHTGEKSYKCSVCEKSFNQKGNLNQHMLVHTGEKPFSCSVCGKCFTQKANLTAHQLSHTGEKPFSCSVCRKGFTQKAYLKQHQKLHTGEKPYACSECDKRFTFCTSLKRHQLQHTGEKPDSLSLKEIHQQSHGKKVEESLSASTAEPEQHQENHKTKTSSHCCSECGKHFKNSSSLQIHTRIHTGKKPYPCPDCGKNFATKGSLNLHQRSHTTEAEKPIHCEEENTSQGQQMVSDNLQDLCQTLGLKAKVEEEKEEVEEDGEGTTDNAEEVGGLINSDGEEVDWGSVQHSESPVHDSGSEGGRPPTSNINKDPGAQSGSTESLGPDQRHEEDVTQTPGMNIHIEEEEDGEEEEEEEEEEEDEEEEEWEVEDEEEGEDEEEEEEGEEEEVGDLLNSVVEQASWDTPHLGMSPNSCHGSEGTTSTPGAVERQHQEKEKTRATKRKKSPEQKQPKKKEKPKKEKNPKQKKAKMTHRCFKCGEGFSRVYDMLLHQTIHIDGTTMFKTKKVHRCVTCGYEASDAHKLMMHERIHTGEKPFQCSVCGKRFAQKGNLKIHQSVHKGEVRNPSFGLT; this is encoded by the exons ATGTATGAG GATTTTGATGAACCCCAGCCAAACCTACTGGTTCCTGACTGTGTCCATGGTGACCAGAGAACCAGCGGTCCAGAGATGGTTCCGAGGAGCCTTGACGACTTCAGTGACTTTCTAAGATTGAGAG gggagacaggagggagttCCAGCCGTCACTCTGACAGTGAGGGGACAAGTTCTACCTCAGGGGAACCTGAACAACAGGAGGACAATCACACAGCCAAGAACACACACAGCTGCAGAGAGTGTGGAGAGGAGTTCCCTACCCAGCATTATCTAAGAAAACAtcgtaacacaacacacacaggagagaagaagaCCAGTCCCAAACCCAGGAAGAGCTACAGCTGCCTGGACTGTGGGAAGGAGTTCCCATGTCCATCTAAACTACAACGACACCTtctgactcacacaggagagaggccctgcttctgttctgactgtgggaagagtttcactcgggaggaacatctgaagacacaCCAGCGGTTCCACTGTTCTAATGGGGAGGGCAGCCCCTCTATATCGGGAGAACCTGAACAGGCAAAGAACTGCTGCCTGGAGTGTGGAAGAGAGTTCTCTAGCGCTTACAAACTACGCAGACACCTGCTGACACACACGGGAGAAAAGCctcactcctgctctgtgtgTGGGAAGAGTTATACTTACCTACACACCTTGAAATCACATGAGCTGAAACACACCGGGGAGAAGTCTTACAAATGTTCCGTGTGTGAGAAGAGCTTCAACCAAAAGGGAAATTTGAACCAACACATGCTAGTGCACACTGGTGAGAAACCTTTCTCCTGCTCTGTCTGTGGCAAGTGCTTCACCCAGAAAGCCAACCTGACTGCCCACCAGCTCTCCCACACTGGTGAGAAACCTTTCTCCTGTTCCGTCTGTAGGAAGGGCTTCACTCAGAAAGCATATCTTAAACAACACCAGAAActgcacactggagagaagccgtACGCCTGCTCCGAGTGTGACAAGAGGTTCACCTTCTGTACATCCTTGAAAAGACACCAGCTgcaacacacaggagagaaaccggaCTCGCTAAGTTTGAAAGAAATACACCAGCAATCGCACGGCAAAAAAGTAGAGGAGAGTCTCTCTGCATCAACAGCGGAACCGGAACAACACCAGGAGAATCACAAAACTAAGACGTCGTCTCACTGCTGCTCAGAATGTGggaaacattttaaaaattcaTCGTCTCTACAGATCCACACGAGAATCCACACGGGAAAGAAGCCATACCCCTGCCCCGACTGTGGGAAGAATTTTGCTACAAAAGGAAGTTTGAACTTGCACCAGAGGTCACACACAACAGAAGCAGAGAAACCCATCCACTGTGAGGAGGAGAACACATCACAGGGGCAGCAGATGGTATCTGATAACCTACAGGACCTCTGTCAAACACTGGGGCTGAAGGCTAAAGttgaagaggagaaggaagaggtggaggaggatggagaagggACGACAGATAATGCAGAGGAAGTTGGAGGTCTGATTAATTCTGATGGAGAAgaagttgactggggttctgttcaacata gtgAGAGTCCTGTCCATGACTCTGGTAGTGAAGGAGGACGTCCCCCTACATCAAACATCAACAAG GATCCTGGGGCTCAATCGGGGTCGACAGAGTCTCTGGGCCCTGACCAAAGACATGAGGAGGACGTCACTCAAACACCTGGGATGAACATTCATattgaagaagaggaggacggggaagaagaagaagaggaggaggaagaagaggaggatgaggaagaagaaGAGTGGGAGGTGGAAGATGAAGAAGAGGgtgaagatgaagaagaggaggaggaaggggaggaagaggaagttgGGGATCTGTTGAATTCTGTAGTAGAACAAGCTTCCTGGGATACTCCTCATCTTG GAATGAGTCCTAATTCCTGCCACGGTAGTGAGGGAACTACCTCAACACCAGGAGCGGTGGAACGACAACACCAGGAGAAAGAGAAGACGCGGGCGACCAAACGGAAGAAGAGTCCAGAACAAAAGCAACCGAAGAAAAAAGAGAAACCGAAGAAGGAAAAGAATCCGAAGCAGAAGAAAGCTAAGATGACCCACCGCTGCTTTAAATGTGGAGAGGGATTCTCCCGCGTCTACGACATGCTCTTACACCAGACCATTCATATTGATGGAACGACCATGTTCAAAACCAAGAAGGTTCACCGCTGCGTAACGTGTGGATACGAAGCATCCGATGCACATAAACTGATGATGCACGAGcggatacacacaggagagaaacctttccaGTGCTCTGTGTGCGGGAAGAGATTCGCTCAGAAAGGAAATCTGAAAATACACCAGAGTGTGCACAAAG